From Saccharothrix espanaensis DSM 44229, the proteins below share one genomic window:
- a CDS encoding class I SAM-dependent methyltransferase: MGAMPADHQGPAGATDVAPRSTTAANVAAANAAVKNDYDSFAEGYTAENETNLINAHYTRPAVLDLAGDVTGRRVLDAGCGAGATAAALRDRGAVVAGFDRSTKMVELARRRLGDDVDLRVADIAAPLPYPDAAFDDVVASLVLHYLEDWSAPLAELRRVLKPGGRLIVVVNHPVMLKMQHPEADYFAISKWSAEDTFGGQQAVLTFWHRPLHAMTDAFTAAGFRTSVISEPHPSPDARELFPEELAKFPSGAFMCFLFFVLEAV; the protein is encoded by the coding sequence ATGGGAGCCATGCCTGCCGATCACCAGGGCCCTGCCGGAGCCACCGACGTCGCCCCCAGAAGCACCACCGCGGCGAACGTCGCCGCAGCGAACGCCGCCGTGAAGAACGACTACGACAGCTTCGCCGAGGGGTACACGGCCGAGAACGAGACCAACCTGATCAACGCCCACTACACCCGGCCCGCGGTCCTCGACCTGGCCGGTGACGTGACCGGTCGGCGGGTCCTCGACGCCGGCTGCGGAGCCGGTGCCACCGCCGCGGCGCTGCGCGACCGGGGTGCCGTCGTGGCCGGCTTCGACCGCAGCACCAAGATGGTGGAACTGGCCCGGCGGCGGCTCGGCGACGACGTGGACCTGCGGGTCGCCGACATCGCCGCCCCGCTGCCGTACCCCGACGCCGCGTTCGACGACGTCGTCGCGTCGCTGGTGCTGCACTACCTGGAAGACTGGTCCGCGCCGCTGGCCGAGCTGCGGCGCGTGCTCAAGCCCGGCGGCCGGCTGATCGTGGTCGTCAACCACCCCGTCATGCTGAAGATGCAGCACCCCGAAGCCGACTACTTCGCGATCAGCAAGTGGTCCGCCGAGGACACCTTCGGCGGCCAGCAGGCCGTGCTCACGTTCTGGCACCGCCCGCTGCACGCGATGACCGACGCGTTCACCGCCGCCGGCTTCCGCACGTCGGTCATCAGCGAGCCGCACCCGTCACCGGATGCCCGCGAACTCTTCCCCGAGGAGCTCGCGAAGTTCCCCTCCGGGGCCTTCATGTGCTTCCTGTTCTTCGTCCTGGAAGCCGTCTGA
- a CDS encoding response regulator transcription factor, with product MTTPTGDTCQVCGGPLPDSTETGRPRKFCSDRCRSRAHRVRKHETGRAAARQARQCDVEVAGHRCERAAAFVLTVDGRELKVCPACRELALAFLVGQGASATAVEARPVAGAATGPARAAPGQQGQGRVLVIEDDARVIDALSTILRQRGYEVVAARDGRTGLREALTRRPDLVLLDLGLPDIDGITLLRTLRAASDVPVVVVTARGEIDDIALGLDIGADDYIVKPCDVGELLARIRRAMRAATAPTGQVYDDGVLRVDLRLSEVSVGGTAITLSRREFRLVEFLVRSAGTVQSLDAIIAHVWADAGVVASHKRHLTVLVSVLRSKLAGAGLSVATIVTAHGLGYYYQPPNRPAPSPRIGFGHAERLLALSDERAPAARPDDDPSPAPAGSAE from the coding sequence GTGACGACTCCTACCGGCGACACCTGCCAGGTCTGCGGCGGGCCGCTGCCGGACTCGACCGAGACGGGGCGACCGCGCAAGTTCTGCTCGGACCGGTGCCGCTCGCGCGCCCACCGCGTCCGCAAGCACGAGACCGGACGAGCCGCGGCTCGGCAGGCCCGGCAGTGCGACGTCGAGGTCGCCGGGCACCGGTGCGAACGGGCCGCCGCGTTCGTGCTCACGGTGGACGGGCGCGAGCTCAAGGTCTGCCCCGCGTGCCGGGAACTGGCGCTGGCGTTCCTGGTCGGCCAGGGGGCGTCGGCGACGGCGGTGGAGGCACGGCCCGTCGCCGGTGCGGCCACCGGACCGGCGCGGGCCGCACCGGGACAGCAGGGGCAGGGACGGGTGCTGGTCATCGAGGACGACGCCCGGGTGATCGACGCGCTGAGCACGATCCTGCGGCAGCGGGGGTACGAGGTCGTCGCGGCCCGGGACGGCCGAACGGGGCTGCGCGAGGCGTTGACCCGGCGACCCGACCTGGTGCTGCTCGACCTCGGCCTGCCCGACATCGACGGGATCACGTTGCTGCGCACGCTCCGCGCCGCGAGCGACGTCCCGGTGGTCGTCGTGACGGCGCGCGGCGAGATCGACGACATCGCCCTCGGCCTCGACATCGGGGCCGACGACTACATCGTCAAACCCTGCGACGTCGGCGAACTGCTGGCCCGCATCCGCCGGGCCATGCGGGCGGCGACTGCCCCGACCGGGCAGGTCTACGACGACGGGGTCCTGCGGGTGGACCTCCGCCTCTCGGAGGTCAGCGTCGGCGGCACCGCGATCACGTTGTCGCGCCGCGAGTTCCGGTTGGTCGAGTTCCTCGTCCGGTCGGCCGGCACCGTCCAGTCGCTCGACGCGATCATCGCGCACGTGTGGGCGGACGCCGGGGTGGTGGCCTCCCACAAGCGGCACTTGACGGTCCTGGTCAGCGTGCTGCGCTCGAAGCTCGCCGGCGCCGGCCTGTCGGTCGCCACGATCGTCACCGCGCACGGCCTCGGCTACTACTACCAACCTCCGAACCGGCCGGCACCAAGCCCCCGGATCGGTTTCGGCCACGCCGAGCGGCTCCTGGCCCTGTCCGACGAGCGGGCCCCCGCCGCGCGGCCGGACGACGACCCGTCACCTGCGCCGGCCGGATCGGCGGAGTAG
- a CDS encoding GNAT family N-acetyltransferase: MGVELFDIGATTEEELRSVHRVVLAAQAVDRPDEVPVTFEALVGGLRSPPAGFGPRRYWVARRDSEIVAVAFVNLPDAENSHLALVTITVHPRLRRMGIGTAFLRDLLPRLEGRTVVEGWEITSGGAGEHWATSVGFRVVNTMVLQLLPVADVDRSTWDVPVPAGYRVQDWVGAAPGALLESFAHARNTLRDAPFGDIDFQAPLWNRDRVREAEADLRARGVEQRMVVAVHEESGDVVGVTEVEVRPHRPFWASQRETSVLGAHRGHGLGRCIKAHMARRLLADRPDIERFYTTTSADNAHMIRVNEAIGYRTVRTQVSVKQDVTVLTAHPRVLG; encoded by the coding sequence ATGGGGGTTGAGCTGTTCGACATCGGGGCGACGACGGAAGAAGAACTGCGGAGCGTTCACCGGGTAGTGCTGGCGGCACAGGCAGTCGATCGGCCGGACGAGGTGCCCGTGACGTTCGAGGCGCTCGTGGGGGGTCTGCGGAGCCCGCCGGCCGGGTTCGGTCCGCGCCGGTACTGGGTTGCGCGACGCGACAGCGAGATCGTGGCCGTCGCGTTCGTGAACCTTCCGGACGCGGAGAACAGCCATCTCGCGTTGGTGACGATCACAGTGCATCCGCGACTGCGTCGTATGGGGATCGGCACGGCGTTCCTGCGGGACCTGCTCCCCCGGCTGGAAGGCCGGACTGTCGTCGAAGGGTGGGAGATCACCAGCGGCGGCGCCGGTGAGCACTGGGCCACCTCAGTGGGGTTCCGGGTCGTCAACACGATGGTTCTGCAACTGTTGCCGGTGGCCGATGTCGATCGGTCGACCTGGGACGTTCCGGTGCCCGCCGGTTACCGAGTTCAGGACTGGGTCGGCGCGGCGCCTGGTGCACTGCTGGAGTCCTTCGCCCATGCGCGGAACACGTTGCGCGACGCACCCTTCGGTGACATCGACTTCCAGGCTCCGCTGTGGAACCGCGACCGGGTGCGAGAGGCCGAGGCCGACTTGCGCGCCCGTGGTGTCGAGCAGCGGATGGTGGTGGCGGTGCACGAAGAGTCCGGCGACGTCGTCGGCGTCACCGAGGTCGAGGTGCGGCCGCACCGGCCGTTCTGGGCGTCGCAGCGGGAGACGTCGGTGTTGGGCGCACACCGCGGACACGGGCTCGGTCGGTGCATCAAGGCGCACATGGCACGGCGATTGCTGGCCGATCGACCTGACATCGAGCGTTTCTACACCACGACGAGCGCGGACAACGCGCACATGATCCGGGTCAACGAGGCGATCGGATACCGGACCGTCAGAACCCAGGTATCAGTGAAGCAAGACGTCACGGTACTGACGGCTCATCCAAGGGTGCTCGGGTAG